From Bacillus sp. FSL K6-3431, the proteins below share one genomic window:
- a CDS encoding ABC transporter ATP-binding protein → MEALVRVDNIVKSFGSGNKKVNVLDGINLTIEPNELVALRGRSGSGKTTLLNLIGALDRPTSGEIYIAGKPIDQYNEKQRSEMRRTQMGFVFQSYGLVPLMTVEENIEFGLRIAGVPRKEWARMIGESIDLVGLTKRAKHRPFELSGGEQQRVAIARAISAKPPIILADEPTAELDSKMAFRIIHAFQELVKSRTTTIIMTTHDPGILEILEHVYTLEDQTIAYRKNEVTV, encoded by the coding sequence ATGGAAGCTCTTGTAAGAGTCGATAATATCGTTAAGTCTTTTGGAAGCGGTAACAAAAAAGTTAATGTATTAGATGGAATCAATTTAACGATAGAACCGAATGAACTCGTTGCTCTAAGAGGAAGATCAGGGTCTGGAAAGACGACTTTGCTTAATTTAATTGGTGCACTTGATCGACCTACAAGTGGCGAAATTTATATCGCGGGAAAACCGATAGATCAATATAATGAAAAACAACGATCTGAAATGCGTAGGACGCAGATGGGCTTTGTTTTTCAATCCTATGGTCTAGTTCCGTTGATGACGGTGGAGGAAAATATTGAATTTGGGCTTAGAATTGCAGGTGTTCCTAGAAAAGAATGGGCAAGGATGATTGGAGAATCGATCGATCTTGTAGGATTGACCAAAAGGGCGAAGCATCGTCCTTTTGAGTTATCAGGTGGTGAACAACAAAGAGTAGCAATTGCTAGAGCGATTTCTGCCAAACCTCCTATTATTTTAGCTGATGAACCAACGGCGGAGTTAGACAGTAAAATGGCGTTTCGCATCATTCATGCTTTTCAGGAACTCGTAAAAAGCCGTACGACAACGATTATTATGACTACCCATGACCCAGGCATTCTTGAAATATTAGAACACGTCTATACATTGGAGGATCAGACCATTGCATACCGAAAAAACGAAGTTACCGTTTAA
- a CDS encoding ABC transporter permease produces MAILQLIFRKMLNNRWLTGSLFLGLLITVSLVSSIPTYTSSVMQKMLLKELEDHQTSKNEFPGEFSFSDTFATSIVKQPGEALSRVESIKKDIVTEAGIPVLADVNIVGTTPLKAMYEEEARRAKSLKPGKLMMLTNIEKNVTLTDGKFPVAEPVDGVIEVLVSEQALLERDMVLGTTFILGDDDNQFIIKPVGAFQPAGNEGQYWSLVQNKFSDDFIVHEKWFRNELVANHEGLLGIGRFSTAFDYHKITDEDISRLLGLERKLKSSVSSVKKASILFHFPIKSILISFEHKGDQLSVMLWSLNVPVLIMLAVYLYMISRLIIERQLNEIAVFSSRGASRIQILAIYFIEIAILGLFAFFIGPFLGLLLCKVLGASNGFLEFVQRSALPIKLSAKSFFYAFLAVAVSIIMIMIPVYQASGRSIVNHKQDIARNIGGQKWYTVFIELALLGVSIYGLWTFNRRQKELLAFDGDPADLMIDPILFFIPALFIIGAGLFILRIYPWVLALIYKIGERFWSVSLYSTFLQVSRSSKQYQFLMLFLVMTIGMGVFSASAARTINLNLEEQLLYKNGAEVRVAVKWNSNKPASMPAYMSPSAPSGSGSEEEKTDELDLTEIEQVVYTEPPFDPFTQLEEVAKAAKVFKKNDITLTSNEKSIHYPKLLAIEPKSFGEVAWFKSSLLPHHWYQYLNLLAKEPSGILISANAAKSLGVKEGDYLSMSWGGSDTGEFVIYGIIDYWPAFNPLEKAEDSEQSGALVVANLPYVQNMIGLEPYEVWMKLHPEATRANFYESIKEKKIPVLAMNDVYPSIVELKNSALLLGLNGTMTLGFLISLMISFIGFILYWILTIRSRTLQYGIYRAMGIPMSKLIGILISEQLLTSGFACLLGITVGGITSQLFVPLFKLSLNVQNMMPPFSVVSNASDEIKIYIFVLLMLVLGSAILIGFLRKIKIHQAIKLGED; encoded by the coding sequence GTGGCAATCTTACAATTAATATTTCGCAAAATGCTAAATAATCGATGGCTTACAGGTAGCTTATTCCTTGGTTTGCTTATTACAGTCTCACTCGTATCAAGCATCCCGACCTACACGTCAAGTGTGATGCAAAAAATGCTGTTAAAGGAACTAGAAGACCATCAAACGAGTAAAAATGAATTTCCAGGTGAATTTAGTTTTTCTGATACATTTGCAACGTCCATTGTTAAACAACCAGGAGAAGCGCTTTCCAGGGTAGAGTCGATAAAAAAAGATATTGTAACTGAAGCCGGAATTCCTGTATTAGCTGACGTAAATATAGTTGGGACAACACCATTAAAAGCAATGTATGAAGAGGAAGCAAGGAGGGCGAAGTCCCTAAAGCCTGGTAAGTTAATGATGTTAACTAATATTGAAAAAAATGTCACGCTTACTGATGGCAAATTTCCAGTTGCTGAGCCTGTAGATGGGGTAATAGAGGTACTCGTCTCAGAACAAGCATTGCTTGAAAGAGATATGGTCCTTGGCACAACCTTTATTCTTGGTGATGATGACAATCAGTTTATTATAAAGCCAGTGGGAGCTTTTCAGCCGGCAGGGAACGAGGGCCAATATTGGTCGCTAGTTCAGAATAAATTCAGTGATGACTTCATTGTTCATGAGAAATGGTTTCGTAATGAACTTGTGGCCAATCATGAAGGGTTGCTAGGTATCGGAAGGTTTAGTACAGCGTTTGATTATCACAAAATAACAGATGAAGACATTTCTCGATTGCTAGGTTTAGAGAGAAAGCTGAAGTCATCCGTTTCTAGTGTAAAAAAGGCATCGATTTTATTTCATTTTCCAATAAAAAGTATTCTTATTTCATTTGAGCATAAGGGAGATCAGCTGTCTGTCATGTTGTGGTCGCTGAATGTACCTGTGTTAATTATGCTTGCTGTTTATCTGTATATGATCTCACGATTGATTATTGAACGGCAATTAAATGAAATTGCTGTATTTTCTAGTCGTGGAGCAAGTCGGATTCAAATTCTAGCAATATATTTTATAGAGATTGCTATATTAGGACTGTTTGCATTCTTCATTGGTCCTTTTCTTGGCTTATTGCTTTGTAAAGTGCTTGGAGCATCCAATGGATTTTTGGAATTTGTCCAAAGATCTGCTCTTCCTATTAAGTTGTCAGCCAAGTCATTTTTCTATGCGTTTCTTGCTGTTGCTGTCTCGATTATTATGATTATGATACCAGTTTATCAAGCATCTGGACGCAGTATCGTAAATCATAAACAAGATATTGCTAGAAATATCGGTGGGCAGAAATGGTATACCGTTTTTATCGAGTTAGCTTTGCTTGGTGTTTCGATTTATGGTCTGTGGACATTTAATCGTAGGCAAAAAGAATTACTCGCATTTGATGGTGATCCTGCCGATCTAATGATAGATCCGATTTTATTCTTTATTCCCGCGTTGTTCATTATTGGAGCTGGTTTATTTATCCTGCGGATTTATCCATGGGTTTTAGCCCTTATTTATAAAATAGGAGAAAGGTTTTGGTCTGTATCGTTATACAGTACATTTTTACAAGTAAGTCGGTCTTCCAAACAGTATCAATTCCTTATGTTATTTCTAGTGATGACGATAGGAATGGGAGTATTCAGTGCTAGCGCTGCACGGACGATTAATCTCAATTTAGAAGAGCAACTGCTTTATAAAAATGGTGCTGAAGTCCGAGTCGCTGTGAAGTGGAATAGTAACAAGCCTGCGTCAATGCCTGCATATATGTCTCCAAGTGCACCTTCTGGATCCGGTTCAGAAGAGGAAAAAACGGATGAATTAGACCTTACGGAAATAGAACAAGTTGTTTATACTGAACCACCATTTGACCCGTTCACACAGCTGGAGGAAGTTGCTAAGGCTGCAAAGGTGTTTAAAAAAAATGATATCACGCTTACATCTAATGAAAAAAGCATTCATTATCCAAAGCTATTGGCAATCGAGCCAAAATCATTTGGAGAGGTAGCGTGGTTCAAATCATCCCTACTACCTCATCATTGGTATCAATATTTAAATTTACTCGCAAAAGAACCGAGTGGGATACTGATTTCAGCAAACGCTGCTAAATCTCTAGGAGTGAAAGAAGGAGATTATCTTTCCATGAGTTGGGGAGGCTCAGATACAGGTGAATTTGTTATATATGGAATCATTGATTACTGGCCAGCGTTCAATCCTCTTGAAAAGGCTGAAGACAGTGAGCAATCGGGGGCACTTGTCGTTGCGAATTTGCCCTATGTACAGAATATGATTGGGCTAGAACCTTATGAAGTATGGATGAAGTTACACCCTGAAGCAACTCGGGCTAACTTTTATGAGAGTATTAAAGAAAAGAAAATACCAGTGCTAGCAATGAATGATGTGTACCCAAGTATAGTAGAGTTGAAAAATAGTGCCTTATTGCTTGGATTAAACGGAACAATGACATTAGGTTTTCTGATCTCACTGATGATTTCTTTTATCGGATTCATTCTTTACTGGATTTTGACGATTAGATCGAGAACGTTACAATATGGAATTTATAGGGCAATGGGGATTCCAATGTCGAAATTAATCGGTATTTTGATTTCTGAACAGTTATTAACTTCTGGTTTTGCTTGTCTGTTAGGTATTACTGTTGGAGGAATTACAAGTCAGTTATTCGTACCTTTATTTAAACTATCTTTAAATGTACAAAATATGATGCCGCCATTTTCCGTTGTATCTAATGCCAGTGACGAAATAAAAATTTACATTTTTGTCTTACTGATGCTTGTGCTCGGATCTGCAATTTTAATCGGCTTTTTAAGGAAAATTAAGATCCATCAAGCGATAAAGTTAGGTGAGGATTAA
- a CDS encoding IS256 family transposase: MTQLNFNLDIEILKDSVLNSNLEAVVKSTIVLVLNEYMEKERDDYLQAAAYERSIERIDYRNGYYERELLLSIGRVQLRVPRTREGHFSPSVFEKFSRVDQAFVLSMLEMVVNGISTRKVTNVVQQLCGENVSKSFVSSLTGKLDPIVNEWANRPLNTMYYPYVYADAMYIKVREHNKVISKAVYIATAINENKRREVIGLKIDHVESFEAWQGFFQHLKGRALQSPKLIISDAHEGLKKAIQREFIGTSWQRCTVHFKRNIIERLPKKESKQIIADMRRIFNSISVEEARQYKEQFVDKYEEEAKVQKAIEILEDGFEDAIQFLNQPSRYHRYLASTNSLERLNQEVRRRERVIRIFPNNQSAFRLIGAILMDYENRERSGKKSL; this comes from the coding sequence ATGACCCAACTTAATTTTAACCTAGATATTGAAATTTTAAAAGACTCAGTGCTAAATTCAAACCTGGAAGCGGTAGTAAAATCCACGATTGTACTTGTCCTAAATGAATATATGGAGAAGGAACGCGATGATTATCTCCAAGCAGCTGCCTACGAGCGCTCGATCGAACGCATTGATTACCGAAATGGCTACTACGAGCGAGAGCTTCTCCTTAGTATTGGAAGGGTTCAACTGCGAGTCCCGAGAACCCGTGAGGGACACTTTTCTCCCTCCGTGTTTGAAAAGTTTTCCCGTGTAGATCAGGCCTTTGTATTGTCGATGTTAGAGATGGTGGTCAATGGGATTTCCACTCGAAAAGTCACAAATGTCGTTCAACAACTGTGTGGAGAAAACGTCTCTAAATCGTTCGTATCTTCCCTTACTGGAAAGCTAGATCCAATCGTAAATGAGTGGGCAAACCGCCCTCTAAATACCATGTACTATCCGTACGTTTATGCAGATGCCATGTATATCAAGGTCCGGGAACATAATAAAGTGATTTCCAAGGCAGTTTATATCGCTACAGCGATAAATGAAAACAAGAGACGTGAAGTGATTGGACTAAAAATCGATCATGTTGAGAGTTTTGAGGCATGGCAAGGATTCTTCCAACACCTGAAAGGACGTGCTCTTCAGTCTCCAAAACTTATTATTTCAGACGCTCATGAAGGACTGAAAAAAGCAATTCAGCGGGAATTCATAGGCACTTCTTGGCAACGTTGCACTGTCCATTTTAAACGGAATATCATTGAACGATTGCCAAAAAAAGAATCAAAACAAATAATCGCTGACATGAGGCGCATCTTTAATAGTATTTCAGTAGAAGAAGCTCGCCAATATAAAGAGCAATTTGTCGATAAATATGAAGAAGAAGCAAAGGTCCAGAAAGCAATTGAAATTTTAGAGGATGGCTTCGAAGATGCCATTCAATTTCTCAACCAGCCTTCTCGTTATCATCGTTATCTAGCGAGCACAAATTCACTTGAAAGGCTTAATCAGGAGGTTCGCAGGAGAGAAAGAGTCATACGTATCTTCCCGAATAATCAATCTGCATTTCGACTTATCGGTGCAATACTAATGGATTATGAAAACAGAGAACGAAGCGGAAAAAAGAGTTTATAA
- a CDS encoding efflux RND transporter periplasmic adaptor subunit, whose product MHTEKTKLPFKSLSWGSVGAVALMGAIMGGCSFLPKEEPVLAPPLVEPAQMDYDTAEVTNGEIVKRVKGSGVLVPKSQHDLFYTKDGGRLQKVFVVKGDLVEKGDTLAEIETGSLIFDIDQARIELKKAEIRLEQLRAENADKYSIEIGKLDVQSLNNRLYQMNSQLAEAKITAPMNGVVTFVSEIRQGETVPAYESIFQVAETSDFHVEYTAINAADIAEVTGGMEAIVDLKGKDLKGKVIQTPKDVPQDIYQKDPDHYSKTIVVSIDSWPKDVKVGEIAGIEIITAKNADTLIIPKNGLRTTNGRNYVQVMADNTKREVDIEAGIISATEAEVLKGLNEGDIIILK is encoded by the coding sequence TTGCATACCGAAAAAACGAAGTTACCGTTTAAATCGCTATCGTGGGGAAGTGTCGGCGCAGTGGCGCTGATGGGTGCAATTATGGGCGGCTGCTCTTTTTTACCTAAGGAAGAACCAGTGCTTGCTCCTCCACTAGTGGAACCCGCTCAAATGGACTATGATACTGCAGAAGTAACTAACGGCGAGATAGTGAAGCGAGTAAAAGGCTCAGGCGTACTTGTGCCTAAAAGTCAGCATGATTTATTTTATACGAAAGATGGTGGTAGACTCCAGAAGGTGTTTGTAGTAAAAGGAGATTTAGTAGAAAAAGGGGATACATTAGCGGAAATTGAAACTGGAAGCTTAATTTTTGATATTGATCAAGCGCGTATTGAATTGAAAAAAGCTGAAATTAGACTGGAGCAATTGAGGGCGGAAAATGCAGATAAATACTCGATTGAAATTGGCAAGTTAGATGTACAAAGCTTAAATAATCGACTTTATCAAATGAACTCTCAACTTGCTGAGGCTAAAATCACCGCCCCGATGAATGGGGTAGTTACCTTCGTAAGTGAGATTCGCCAAGGGGAGACTGTACCTGCCTATGAATCTATTTTTCAAGTAGCAGAAACCTCTGACTTCCATGTGGAGTATACAGCGATAAATGCTGCCGATATTGCTGAAGTTACCGGAGGTATGGAAGCTATAGTTGACTTAAAAGGCAAAGACTTAAAAGGGAAGGTCATTCAAACGCCTAAGGATGTACCACAAGATATTTATCAAAAAGATCCTGACCATTATAGCAAAACGATTGTTGTTAGTATTGACTCCTGGCCAAAAGATGTGAAAGTTGGTGAGATCGCAGGTATTGAAATTATTACTGCCAAAAATGCCGATACGTTGATTATTCCTAAAAATGGCTTGAGAACAACAAATGGCCGAAATTATGTACAAGTCATGGCCGATAATACGAAACGAGAAGTTGATATTGAAGCTGGAATTATATCCGCTACAGAGGCTGAGGTTCTCAAAGGACTAAATGAAGGGGACATCATCATTTTGAAGTAG
- a CDS encoding ABC transporter ATP-binding protein, translating into MIQCQNLMKIYKIDDDHEVIALQGLDLQVDKGELMGIIGNSGSGKSTLLNMLGGLDRPTAGKLIVGGKDLLRMSDKDLVKYKLETVGFVWQNNARNLIPYLSAVENVELPMLIKGRYKREQAKELLEMVGMGHRFNSKLHSLSGGEQQRVAIAISLANQPSLILADEPTGSVDTKTADIILDVLRNLNRELGVTIVIVTHDSQLTRKMDRVVAIRDGKTSSEILRRSAYANMTLDEESSDEGQDTHVELAVLDSARRIQVPENYLQAIGIVDSNKVRMELEDGKIVIVNPEEEKVKVN; encoded by the coding sequence ATGATACAATGCCAAAACTTAATGAAAATTTATAAGATTGATGATGATCATGAGGTCATAGCCTTGCAGGGACTCGATTTGCAAGTGGATAAAGGTGAGCTTATGGGCATTATCGGTAATAGCGGAAGTGGTAAGTCAACTTTATTAAACATGCTAGGTGGACTTGACAGACCAACTGCTGGAAAACTAATTGTTGGTGGAAAAGATTTGCTGAGAATGTCTGATAAGGACCTAGTAAAATATAAACTGGAAACGGTCGGATTTGTATGGCAAAACAATGCAAGAAATCTGATTCCTTATTTATCAGCTGTTGAAAATGTGGAGCTTCCGATGTTGATTAAAGGTCGCTATAAACGTGAGCAAGCAAAAGAATTGCTAGAGATGGTCGGCATGGGACATAGGTTCAATAGCAAATTACACTCCCTTTCAGGTGGGGAGCAACAACGTGTCGCCATCGCCATATCTCTCGCTAATCAACCGAGTTTAATTTTGGCAGACGAACCAACTGGAAGTGTAGATACGAAAACGGCAGATATTATTCTTGATGTTTTGCGGAACTTGAATCGTGAACTCGGAGTTACGATCGTTATCGTGACCCATGATTCCCAGCTTACGAGAAAAATGGATAGAGTCGTCGCTATTCGCGATGGTAAAACATCAAGTGAAATTTTGCGTCGTTCAGCTTATGCGAATATGACATTGGATGAAGAGAGTTCAGACGAAGGACAAGATACTCATGTAGAGTTGGCTGTACTCGATAGTGCAAGAAGAATCCAAGTACCAGAAAATTATTTACAGGCAATCGGGATCGTGGATTCGAATAAAGTCAGAATGGAACTAGAGGATGGAAAGATCGTAATTGTTAATCCAGAGGAAGAAAAAGTGAAAGTGAATTAA